In Helianthus annuus cultivar XRQ/B chromosome 3, HanXRQr2.0-SUNRISE, whole genome shotgun sequence, a single window of DNA contains:
- the LOC110930747 gene encoding ATP-dependent Clp protease proteolytic subunit-related protein 4, chloroplastic, which translates to MEVATMASHFFPTTRLPSIPNSRNTRPVTASLSSYPSSYSSIKPSLSTNFISPYIGNSVSSDFSGHKIRPASLNPSSRKRAGVTMVIPFSRGSAWEQPPPDLASYLYKNRIVYLGMSLVPSVTELILAEFLYLQYEDDKKPIYLYVNSTGTTKGGEKLGYETEAFAIYDVMRYVKPPIFTLCVGNAWGEAALLLAAGAKGNRSALPSSTIMIKQPIARFQGQATDVEIMRREIKNVKTELVKLYSKHIGKTEEQIEEDIRRPKYFSPSEAVEYGIIDKVIYNERGSQDRGVLSDLKRAQLI; encoded by the exons ATGGAAGTGGCGACAATGGCTTCCCATTTCTTCCCCACCACACGCCTACCATCAATCCCCAATTCAAGAAACACCCGACCCGTAACCGCTTCTTTATCATCATATCCATCTTCTTATTCCTCCATTAAACCCTCCTTATCCACCAATTTCATCTCCCCGTACATCGGCAACAGTGTTTCCAGCGACTTCTCCGGGCATAAGATCCGACCCGCTTCCCTCAACCCGTCTTCAAGAAAACGAGCCGGTGTTACTATG GTGATTCCTTTCTCGAGGGGAAGTGCCTGGGAGCAACCGCCTCCAGATTTAGCATCGTATTTGTACAAAAACAGAATTGTGTATTTGGGTATGTCTCTAGTCCCGTCTGTCACAGAACTCATACTAGCGGAATTTCTTTACCTACAGTATGAAGATGACAAAAAGCCAATTTACCTTTACGTAAACTCTACTGGAACAACCAAG GGTGGTGAAAAGTTGGGCTATGAAACAGAGGCTTTTGCAATTTACGACGTTATGAG GTATGTGAAGCCACCTATTTTTACGCTTTGTGTCGGAAACGCATGGGGAGAGGCTGCCTTGCTATTGGCTGCTGGTGCAAAGGGAAACCGCTCGGCTCTGCCTTCTTCAACCATCATGATAAAACAG CCAATTGCAAGGTTTCAAGGTCAAGCAACTGACGTTGAGATTATGAGAAGAGAAATAAAGAATGTGAAAACCGAATTG GTGAAACTTTATTCAAAGCATATTGGGAAGACAGAGGAGCAGATTGAAGAAGATATAAGGCGTCCAAAATACTTTAGTCCTAGTGAGGCTGTTGAATATGGAATCATTGATAAG GTTATCTACAATGAGAGAGGGAGCCAAGATAGAGGAGTCCTTTCGGACCTGAAAAGAGCACAGCTAATCTGA
- the LOC110930748 gene encoding histone-lysine N-methyltransferase, H3 lysine-9 specific SUVH3-like: protein MVVMSIKISDGNVPKSRNENGNCSVNVAPVRPVKWKRRHVSCVRDFPPGCGPVPIAVVPTVSSPVVDNHEGTDAPVDVVVPREAELVSSPVADNRVASDAPINVVVVPREAGPVVGNHVASDAPIDVVVPCEAEPVVGNHVASDAPIDVVVPREAEPVVGDHVASDAPIDVVVPREGEPVSSPVVDGHVNSEAGSGEAVGSNVGNLVNDVVRNGDVKADNGVSVVPEARRRMKYKPRKVCAVRDFPPFCGPNAPEPTEEDRRRINGMKSCVNESNRGVNGDLVKKTRSDESNEASVTKQEMQMIVESKTYVENARFESSKKVQNIGQACQELVVYTLDKDMQIVSSADARDVDCDEDARDNTPLSIIQKDMNVNNREAGSKRHVKKRPSDGTKDFVFMGDKIKVVIGLKAPSLCTRETKQNSLTKEAKGRTSITPKKIEEKFVGESSFTKAANTGTLEKVEKDLTNKVKGDASMTPKKSIKKKQKKATVASALAMVVRNEEDSLTDIEVKEGFLDLQGTDDVYVDVDVDVDVSLPPFGPRSSNNARNKVREALQYFQFLCRKLLRAEEAKTNDANSKKKRVDLEAKAQMEKRGRTLVLGDKTYGPVPGVEVGDEFQYRVELFLVGIHRLLQGGIDYVKKGNKFFAVSVVASGGYDNEVDKPDCLMYSGAGGVGKDKSYENQKLERGNLALKNNVDLKYPVRVIRGYKVKPPESSDSNNKVLTTYIYDGLYTVESCNQVTGPKGNMVFKFELKRVPGQPQLAIREVMSKKYKKREGVCVKDISDGKEKFPICAINTIDDEKPPAFTYITKIMYPDWYKPIPPEGCDCVGRCSEKKCPCAFKNGGEIPYNRNGAIVEPKTLVYECGPLCKCPPSCYNRVTQHGMKIHLEIFKTESRGWGVRSLSSISSGSFICEYVGELLEESEAEERKGKDEYLFDIGQNYNDCSLNPDTNPVKIANTGDGFTIDAADYGNIGRFINHSCSPNLYAQNVLYDEDDKRMPHIMLFATENIPPLQELTYHYNYAVDEVHDAEGNVKVKSCYCGSSECTGRLY, encoded by the coding sequence ATGGTGGTTATGTCGATTAAAATATCTGATGGGAATGTGCCGAAAAGTCGAAATGAAAACGGTAACTGTTCGGTGAATGTGGCGCCTGTTCGTCCGGTTAAATGGAAGCGTAGGCATGTGTCCTGTGTTAGGGATTTTCCGCCAGGGTGTGGACCGGTTCCGATTGCTGTTGTTCCAACGGTTTCATCACCGGTTGTTGATAATCACGAAGGTACTGATGCGCCGGTTGATGTTGTTGTTCCTCGTGAAGCTGAACTGGTTTCGTCGCCGGTTGCTGATAATCGTGTAGCTAGTGATGCGCCGATCAATGTTGTTGTTGTTCCTCGTGAAGCTGGACCGgttgttggtaatcatgtggctAGTGATGCGCCGATCGATGTTGTTGTTCCTTGTGAAGCTGAACCGGTTGTTGGTAATCATGTAGCTAGTGATGCGCCGATCGACGTTGTTGTTCCTCGTGAAGCTGAACCGGTTGTTGGTGATCATGTAGCTAGTGATGCGCCGATCGACGTTGTTGTTCCTCGTGAAGGTGAACCGGTTTCATCACCGGTTGTTGATGGTCATGTTAACAGTGAAGCTGGGAGTGGTGAAGCGGTGGGATCGAATGTGGGAAATTTGGTGAATGATGTGGTGCGGAATGGAGATGTTAAAGCGGATAATGGTGTTAGTGTTGTTCCGGAAGCTCGACGGAGGATGAAATATAAACCAAGAAAGGTTTGTGCGGTTCGGGATTTCCCTCCTTTTTGTGGACCGAACGCACCTGAACCGACAGAAGAAGACCGTAGAAGAATTAACGGAATGAAGAGTTGTGTAAACGAGTCAAACAGGGGTGTGAACGGGGACTTGGTCAAGAAAACTCGATCAGATGAATCAAATGAGGCTTCTGTAACAAAACAAGAGATGCAAATGATAGTTGAATCAAAGACATATGTTGAAAATGCGAGGTTTGAATCAAGTAAAAAGGTGCAAAACATAGGTCAAGCGTGCCAGGAGCTTGTGGTGTACACGCTTGACAAAGATATGCAGATAGTATCGTCGGCTGATGCTCGTGATGTAGATTGTGACGAGGATGCTCGAGACAACACGCCACTTTCCATAATTCAAAAGGACATGAATGTAAATAATCGAGAAGCGGGATCCAAGAGACATGTGAAAAAGAGACCGTCGGATGGTACTAAAGATTTTGTATTTATGGGAGACAAGATTAAGGTGGTCATCGGTCTGAAAGCTCCATCGCTTTGTACACGGGAAactaaacaaaacagtttaaccAAAGAGGCGAAAGGTCGTACATCAATAACACCGAAAAAAATCGAAGAAAAGTTTGTTGGGGAGTCTAGCTTTACGAAGGCTGCTAATACGGGTACACTTGAAAAGGTAGAAAAAGATTTAACCAACAAGGTGAAGGGGGATGCTTCAATGACACCGAAAAAATCGAtcaagaaaaaacaaaaaaaggctACTGTGGCTAGTGCGCTCGCAATGGTTGTCAGGAATGAGGAAGATTCTCTCACCGATATCGAAGTAAAAGAAGGATTTCTCGATTTACAAGGAACAGATGATGTATATGTAGACGTAGACGTAGATGTAGATGTATCGTTACCTCCTTTTGGTCCCAGAAGTTCGAACAATGCGCGGAATAAAGTTCGGGAAGCTTTACAATATTTTCAATTTCTGTGTAGAAAACTCTTGCGGGCTGAAGAAGCCAAAACCAATGATGCAAACTCAAAAAAGAAACGAGTCGACCTTGAAGCAAAAGCTCAGATGGAAAAAAGAGGCAGAACGCTCGTTTTAGGTGATAAAACGTACGGGCCGGTACCGGGAGTAGAGGTCGGAGACGAGTTTCAGTACCGGGTCGAGCTTTTTTTGGTGGGTATTCACCGCCTGCTTCAGGGTGGTATAGATTATGTTAAAAAGGGTAACAAGTTTTTTGCAGTTAGTGTAGTTGCGTCTGGCGGTTACGACAATGAAGTTGATAAGCCCGATTGCTTGATGTACTCAGGTGCGGGTGGGGTCGGAAAAGATAAAAGCTACGAAAACCAAAAACTTGAGAGGGGGAATTTGGCGTTGAAAAATAACGTGGATTTGAAGTATCCGGTTCGGGTTATCCGTGGATATAAAGTCAAACCACCTGAATCATCGGATTCAAATAACAAGGTGCTAACGACCTACATATACGACGGGTTGTACACGGTGGAGTCTTGCAATCAGGTGACTGGACCCAAAGGTAACATGGTTTTCAAATTTGAACTGAAACGAGTTCCGGGTCAACCACAGCTCGCAATACGAGAAGTGATGTCGAAAAAGTATAAAAAACGAGAAGGCGTTTGTGTTAAAGATATAAGCGATGGTAAAGAAAAGTTTCCAATATGTGCGATTAACACAATTGACGATGAAAAACCACCAGCATTTACTTACATTACGAAAATCATGTATCCTGACTGGTATAAGCCGATCCCCCCTGAAGGATGCGACTGTGTGGGCCGGTGTTCTGAAAAAAAATGCCCGTGTGCGTTCAAAAACGGCGGTGAGATACCGTATAATCGTAACGGCGCGATAGTCGAACCAAAAACGTTGGTTTATGAATGTGGCCCGTTATGCAAGTGTCCACCTTCTTGTTATAATCGGGTCACCCAACACGGTATGAAAATCCATCTCGAGATTTTTAAGACGGAGTCAAGGGGGTGGGGGGTTCGGTCTTTGAGTTCGATTTCTTCCGGAAGCTTTATATGTGAATACGTCGGTGAGCTTCTGGAAGAATCGGAAGCGGAAGAACGAAAGGGTAAAGACGAGTATCTATTCGATATCGGGCAAAACTACAATGATTGTTCGCTTAACCCCGATACAAATCCTGTGAAGATTGCTAACACGGGTGATGGGTTTACTATCGATGCTGCGGATTATGGGAACATTGGTCGGTTTATAAATCATAGCTGTTCGCCAAATCTTTATGCGCAAAACGTACTCTATGACGAGGATGATAAACGGATGCCGCATATTATGCTGTTTGCTACTGAAAATATCCCGCCTTTACAGGAGTTGACGTATCATTATAATTATGCGGTCGATGAAGTTCATGATGCCGAAGGGAATGTTAAGGTGAAAAGCTGTTATTGTGGCTCTTCAGAGTGCACCGGAAGATTGTATTAG